GATTATTAAATGAATTTCGGTCTGATGGATTGTTAACCGAGGTTGTAAATATCTGTGGTTTTTAACGGAATATCAGTTGTGGTTTTCTCAATCATTTATTGCCAAACATTGGCGGGTTACTAAAAAATCATCAAGTCGCATGATGTCTGTTGTGCATTTGAAAGTTTTATTAAAAAAAGCAAGAATTGTTTTGGTTTGTTTCAATTTTTTTATTTAATTTTGTGAGGAATTTTAACACGTTTATATTGAAATTCATTTTCGTTTTTCTAACCACAAACCAATTTTCAAATGACATTATTAAATCAGTTTACTCGCTATGTATTAGCGCTGTTTGTGCTTATTAGCATGGTTTTTACCCTTTCAAATTGCGACGAAGACGACCCTATTCCGGCTGCTTTAGGCAATTTGGACGTAACGCCCGGTGAAATGGTCGTCAATTTTCCGACTATTATTACTGCACATGTTCATGTTCCCCCCGGAGTAGCTGTGGTGGACAATAGTTTAACACTTCTCAAAACCGACCCTAATGGCAACACTACCGAAATTAGTGAGTTGCTTGATAATGGGGATTTGTACAACGGTGATGAAATTAAAGGTGACAATATTTACACCACCAAAGTAACGGTAACCGAAGCTATTTCAGGAGAAATTATCCTCAAAGTTGCGGGTAAAATTACCAATACGAAGGGAGATACAGAAGATGCCGAGTCGAAAGAGTTTAAGGTAAAAGTATATGCAGATATTAACGGTGCCGATATGAAAGCACTGTTCGATGTGCAAAACGATATGGTAGGTCAACTTGACGACTATCTCGGTGGCAATCAAAATAATGCTCCAAATGCTGTTAACCAATTGCTTAGCTGGATACAGAGCCAACCGGAAGTTGAGTCCGCAACTTTAAGCAACGGAACTTCTATTGAAATCAAGTACAAATCCGGTTTAATGGGTGGAGTGATTATTTCTTTAGAAGACGATAACGGCTATGTTGATACCCGTGGTGGAATGGCAATGCCTGTTTCTTCAGTTCAGGAAAATGACGATAGGGGTTCTGTTACTAAAATTCCGGTTTCCCAACAGACTCGTGGGAAAAACTATGTTGAGCAAGGTGTTTTTTCAGGCAAAATGATGGAAGATTTTGACCCGAATACCATCGGTAACCGCAATGTTTTTATTTATGCACCTTACGAAGCCTCGTGGAAAAATAATGAACGACCGCATATTATCAACATTTTGGACAGTTTAGATTGTGGCGGGTTTCAGGTAACTGCATATACCAATCAGGAGGCCGATGTCGCTAAAATTGCCGAAATGATGAGCTATGGAATGGTAGTTTTATCAACTCATGGTTCGGGAGGAGGCAAGGCTGTACTAACCGGTGAAATTGCAGATACAACAGCAACAGCTTACCAGTCTTATAAAGCATTACTTCAGGGAGATAACCCTAAGATGGGTATCAGTATGAACATTACCATCAGCAAACAGGGG
This is a stretch of genomic DNA from Sphingobacteriales bacterium. It encodes these proteins:
- a CDS encoding choice-of-anchor L domain-containing protein, which codes for MTLLNQFTRYVLALFVLISMVFTLSNCDEDDPIPAALGNLDVTPGEMVVNFPTIITAHVHVPPGVAVVDNSLTLLKTDPNGNTTEISELLDNGDLYNGDEIKGDNIYTTKVTVTEAISGEIILKVAGKITNTKGDTEDAESKEFKVKVYADINGADMKALFDVQNDMVGQLDDYLGGNQNNAPNAVNQLLSWIQSQPEVESATLSNGTSIEIKYKSGLMGGVIISLEDDNGYVDTRGGMAMPVSSVQENDDRGSVTKIPVSQQTRGKNYVEQGVFSGKMMEDFDPNTIGNRNVFIYAPYEASWKNNERPHIINILDSLDCGGFQVTAYTNQEADVAKIAEMMSYGMVVLSTHGSGGGKAVLTGEIADTTATAYQSYKALLQGDNPKMGISMNITISKQGDAIDKKNVYKLYASYISGLIGEFPQSVILANFCGSDQTPPLRDAFIGKGAKTYFGYTESVNGGFCVSVSRDVFTTLAKNNKTTGEVSKIGTSDPQTPYATFKIEGSGTMRFATELVNGNFEKGMLGWTKSGDGRAISQLGYMDSPEGNYMGIISTGLGYTVNSGRISQSFTVPNNATELSLKWNFFSEEFLEYIGSQYQDWFEVIVVTPEFGEHVLLSKSVDGVAAEYGAAYPDIPGNLISVSPDIVFDVGGVYMTGWETFTFDISSYKGKCVTLVLRCSDVGDSIYDTAVLLDEISIK